A DNA window from Deltaproteobacteria bacterium contains the following coding sequences:
- a CDS encoding ribonuclease H-like domain-containing protein, with translation MSTLKRLQRLTGDDAPGKKESTRADEISELRRRIEAITSRRPAPTVSPSTVLCDSAFTLKDLIQGDEFENTHGNFFVADRSLTGSSYHGCRCIGEISTLDMNAVALLANNPDLASFNYTDALFLDTETTGLSGGTGTLAFLIGLGWFENETFVTRQIFARDFSEERASLSFLLELAGKKNFIVTFNGKAFDVGLLSTRFILNRLPDKLSSMPHLDLLHPSRRLLGHRLDNNRLITIENEILGFRRSGDIPGSEIPQRYFDWLRNRDARFMLDVFEHNRLDVISMATLSVHLAEMLKFDRDITSAEHLDILAVSRLLLDRRDKAGARILLESLINSENPSIAFEARRILSLIHKRSGSWHDAVCIWEMMLLDDPGNYFAAAELAKWYEHRKHDYKKAIDIVSKTLILSGLKTSEERNSLVHRLNRLKSRAGYTETE, from the coding sequence ATGAGCACACTCAAACGCTTGCAACGCCTGACCGGCGACGACGCTCCAGGGAAAAAAGAATCGACACGTGCTGATGAGATCAGCGAACTGCGCAGGCGCATAGAGGCCATTACCTCGCGGAGGCCGGCTCCAACCGTTTCACCATCCACTGTGTTATGTGATAGTGCCTTTACGTTGAAGGATTTAATACAGGGGGATGAGTTCGAAAATACCCACGGCAATTTTTTTGTCGCCGACCGCTCTCTCACCGGTTCCTCATACCACGGATGCCGCTGCATCGGTGAAATTTCTACTCTTGATATGAATGCCGTAGCGCTCCTTGCCAATAACCCTGATCTGGCCTCATTTAATTATACCGATGCTTTATTCCTCGATACGGAAACCACCGGATTATCCGGCGGTACCGGCACGCTTGCTTTTCTTATCGGCCTTGGCTGGTTTGAAAATGAAACATTTGTTACAAGGCAAATATTCGCCCGTGACTTTTCGGAGGAGCGCGCCTCTTTGAGCTTTTTGCTGGAATTGGCCGGAAAAAAGAACTTCATCGTAACCTTTAACGGCAAGGCATTTGATGTCGGCCTGCTATCCACACGCTTTATCCTGAACCGCCTTCCTGACAAACTATCCAGCATGCCCCATCTTGACTTACTCCACCCGTCACGTCGCCTTCTTGGACATCGTCTGGATAACAATCGTCTGATCACCATCGAAAATGAGATACTCGGTTTCCGCCGCAGCGGGGATATTCCAGGCAGTGAAATTCCCCAGCGTTACTTCGACTGGCTGAGAAACCGTGATGCCCGGTTTATGCTGGATGTCTTTGAACACAACCGTCTTGATGTAATCTCCATGGCGACCCTCTCGGTTCACCTTGCAGAAATGTTAAAATTTGATCGCGACATCACAAGTGCCGAACATTTAGATATTTTAGCGGTTTCAAGGCTCCTTCTTGATCGCCGAGACAAAGCAGGTGCCAGGATTCTCCTGGAATCGTTAATAAACTCGGAAAATCCGTCTATCGCCTTTGAGGCAAGAAGGATACTTTCCCTGATTCACAAACGATCCGGTAGCTGGCATGATGCTGTTTGCATATGGGAAATGATGCTCCTGGATGATCCCGGCAACTATTTTGCCGCAGCAGAGCTGGCCAAATGGTACGAACACAGGAAACACGATTATAAAAAAGCTATTGATATAGTCAGCAAAACCCTCATACTATCAGGATTAAAAACAAG